The following are from one region of the Alicyclobacillus fastidiosus genome:
- a CDS encoding ABC transporter permease translates to MSNHIEANLGEPSAVTHSVATNRRPRGRSKRRSIPLIGAYLPISVVIIWQVICSFNWVTPEILPSPLQIVDAFVRLTSTGELVNDVGISLLRMVIGFLLGASIGLITGLFAGLYRRFEEVVDPSVQMLRTVPHLAITPLFILWLGLGEWSKDILIATGAFFPMYINTFMGIRNVDSKLFDVARILEFSRVKQLTKLVLPAALPNILLGLRLALGVSWLGLVVAEMLGSSSGVGYLILNAQQFSETDIVFVGIIIFAVVGKLSDSIVRLLERRWLRWRDSYTG, encoded by the coding sequence ATGTCGAATCACATCGAAGCGAATCTTGGGGAACCTTCCGCCGTCACCCATTCCGTTGCGACAAACCGTAGACCGAGAGGCAGATCCAAGAGAAGGAGTATTCCGTTGATAGGTGCTTACTTACCTATCAGTGTGGTCATCATCTGGCAAGTGATTTGCAGTTTCAACTGGGTGACTCCGGAAATCCTGCCTTCTCCGCTACAAATTGTGGATGCCTTCGTTCGTTTGACCAGCACTGGCGAACTAGTGAATGACGTCGGAATTAGTTTGCTGCGCATGGTGATCGGGTTTCTATTGGGGGCCAGTATTGGCCTAATCACGGGGTTGTTTGCTGGGCTGTACAGGCGATTCGAAGAGGTGGTCGACCCGTCGGTACAAATGCTGCGCACGGTTCCACATTTGGCGATCACGCCGCTGTTCATCTTATGGCTCGGCCTGGGCGAGTGGTCGAAGGACATTCTAATCGCGACAGGCGCGTTTTTTCCAATGTACATTAACACTTTTATGGGTATCAGAAATGTCGATAGCAAACTGTTTGACGTCGCACGCATATTGGAGTTCAGCCGTGTGAAGCAGTTGACCAAACTCGTACTACCTGCTGCATTGCCGAACATCTTGTTAGGGCTGCGTTTGGCACTGGGCGTATCCTGGTTGGGACTGGTCGTCGCGGAGATGCTCGGTTCGAGTTCCGGCGTGGGGTACTTGATTTTAAATGCCCAACAATTTTCTGAAACCGACATCGTGTTTGTCGGGATCATTATCTTTGCGGTCGTTGGAAAGCTCTCAGACTCCATCGTCCGTCTCTTAGAACGCCGGTGGTTGCGCTGGCGGGATAGTTACACCGGTTAA
- a CDS encoding aliphatic sulfonate ABC transporter substrate-binding protein, translated as MKLGMKSKILLAITPFIATIALAGCGTASSSTGAAAGTSSANATGGQSDQGVVVNIGTQALTGPMYLAQKKGWFEQAFAKVGAKVNFVQFTSGPPFFPAIASNHIDFGQVGNAPVLVGQAANVNFEEIAVDSDGKKGDAILVPKGSPITSLQDLKGKKVAVAQGSSAYNLLYQALAHAGLSASDIHIVQLQPNQAQPAFDSHAVDAWATWDPYITEEVSEHGAVELTNEQDLGTASPGFTIVRTKFAQEHPDLVVLFLKVYQQALDWQNQHLDSAVQLYAQSTHLSPQIVKQMILNSDEENAEITNQVIQEQQTTADFLYSHGGLSAKVDVSKVVDNSYIEQALKESEK; from the coding sequence ATGAAATTGGGGATGAAATCAAAGATTCTGCTTGCCATTACACCTTTTATTGCGACTATAGCGCTCGCAGGGTGTGGCACGGCGAGTTCGTCAACAGGCGCTGCGGCTGGCACTTCGAGTGCCAACGCAACCGGTGGCCAAAGTGATCAAGGCGTGGTCGTCAACATCGGCACACAGGCACTGACGGGCCCGATGTATCTAGCCCAGAAAAAGGGATGGTTTGAACAGGCGTTTGCCAAAGTGGGCGCCAAGGTGAATTTCGTTCAATTCACCAGCGGGCCACCGTTCTTCCCAGCCATCGCCTCCAATCACATCGATTTTGGTCAAGTGGGAAATGCACCCGTGCTCGTCGGGCAAGCGGCGAATGTAAACTTTGAGGAAATCGCGGTGGATAGCGACGGCAAGAAGGGTGACGCCATTTTGGTCCCGAAGGGCAGCCCGATCACAAGTCTTCAGGACTTAAAAGGCAAGAAAGTAGCCGTGGCCCAAGGGAGTTCAGCCTACAATTTGTTATATCAGGCGCTTGCGCACGCTGGACTGAGTGCTTCGGATATTCATATTGTTCAGTTGCAACCCAATCAGGCGCAACCGGCGTTTGACTCGCACGCCGTGGATGCATGGGCAACTTGGGACCCCTATATTACGGAGGAAGTCTCGGAGCACGGCGCTGTAGAACTCACAAACGAACAAGACTTGGGAACTGCCAGCCCTGGATTTACCATCGTGCGTACAAAGTTTGCACAAGAGCACCCGGACTTGGTGGTCCTCTTCCTCAAAGTTTATCAACAAGCATTGGACTGGCAAAACCAACATCTGGACAGCGCTGTGCAGCTATATGCTCAATCCACACATTTAAGCCCGCAAATTGTGAAGCAGATGATTTTGAACTCTGATGAGGAAAATGCAGAAATCACCAACCAGGTGATCCAGGAGCAGCAGACTACTGCGGATTTCTTGTACAGCCACGGCGGACTGAGCGCGAAAGTGGACGTCTCCAAGGTAGTCGATAATTCGTATATCGAACAGGCTCTAAAAGAATCTGAAAAATAG
- a CDS encoding ABC transporter ATP-binding protein: MVDSEPLVIHGLNKTFHNGQTSLKVLSNINLRVEQGELITVIGPSGCGKSTLLKVIAGLDAEYDGVVKIDREQIHQPGVDKGFIFQEHRLFPWLTVEGNIAADLSLKNPEVRAKVRDLIRLVHLEGFEKSFPRQLSGGMAQRVAIARALLRDPKVLLMDEPFAALDAFTRAHMQDVLLDIWEQNKTTMILVTHDIDEAVVLAQRVVIMSAKPGTIHSVVPVDIPHPRKRSSNEFLEVRRNVLAQLEAHMLQHTEQ; this comes from the coding sequence ATGGTGGATAGCGAGCCGTTAGTCATCCATGGACTGAATAAGACGTTTCACAATGGTCAGACGTCGCTGAAAGTTTTATCCAATATCAATCTGCGCGTTGAGCAAGGCGAATTGATTACTGTCATTGGTCCTAGCGGGTGTGGCAAAAGTACTTTGCTAAAAGTCATCGCAGGACTCGACGCAGAGTACGACGGAGTTGTCAAAATCGACCGGGAGCAGATTCATCAACCGGGCGTTGACAAGGGATTTATCTTTCAAGAACACCGGCTGTTTCCTTGGCTTACGGTCGAGGGCAACATTGCAGCAGATTTGTCTTTGAAAAATCCCGAGGTTCGTGCGAAAGTTCGAGATTTGATCCGCCTGGTACATCTCGAGGGCTTTGAAAAATCGTTTCCAAGGCAGTTGTCGGGGGGGATGGCACAACGCGTGGCGATTGCTAGAGCTCTGCTTCGAGATCCCAAAGTGCTCTTGATGGATGAACCTTTTGCCGCGCTCGATGCATTCACCCGAGCTCATATGCAAGATGTGCTTCTAGATATTTGGGAACAAAACAAAACGACGATGATCCTAGTGACGCACGACATCGACGAGGCGGTTGTTTTAGCGCAAAGAGTCGTGATCATGAGCGCCAAGCCAGGAACGATTCACAGCGTGGTCCCTGTCGACATCCCTCACCCGAGGAAGCGCTCTAGCAACGAATTCTTAGAGGTAAGACGAAATGTACTGGCTCAGTTGGAGGCTCATATGTTGCAGCACACTGAGCAATAG
- the ssuD gene encoding FMNH2-dependent alkanesulfonate monooxygenase yields MNVFWFIPTHGDGHYLGTKKGFRPLDFGYAQQVAQAVDKLGYKGALLPTGATCEDAWIVASSLISSTKNLKFLVAVRPGLMSPTLAARMAATFDRLSEGRLLINVVTGGNRVELAGDGLFADHDTRYEITDEFLTVWRSLLQGKETTLAGKHIQVEAAKLNFAPNQKPYPPLYFGGSSDAAQNVAAEHVDVYLTWGEPVDQVREKIEQVRALAEENGREVRFGIRLHVIVRETEQTAWQAANELIKYLDADTIQAAQRRMKQMDSIGQQRMLELHGDSLQNLEISPNLWTGIGLVRGGAGTALVGSPEIVAQRMQEYADVGIETFVLSGYPHLEEAYRFAELVFPLLPIEQQRELTASGEFKAGTAIPFHQSARP; encoded by the coding sequence ATGAACGTGTTTTGGTTTATTCCGACACATGGTGACGGCCACTACTTAGGGACAAAAAAGGGATTTCGCCCCTTGGATTTCGGCTATGCCCAACAAGTCGCGCAGGCCGTAGACAAACTCGGCTACAAAGGAGCTCTTCTTCCTACCGGCGCAACCTGTGAGGATGCATGGATTGTCGCATCTTCACTGATTTCATCGACCAAAAACCTCAAATTTCTCGTCGCCGTACGGCCCGGGTTGATGTCGCCAACACTCGCGGCGAGAATGGCCGCCACGTTTGATCGTCTATCCGAGGGGCGCCTACTGATCAACGTCGTCACTGGCGGAAATCGCGTAGAACTCGCCGGCGATGGTCTATTCGCCGACCACGACACGCGCTATGAAATCACCGATGAGTTCCTTACTGTGTGGCGAAGTCTCTTGCAGGGCAAGGAAACCACCCTGGCCGGTAAGCATATCCAGGTTGAAGCGGCAAAGCTAAACTTTGCCCCCAATCAGAAGCCGTATCCCCCCCTCTATTTCGGCGGTTCATCTGACGCGGCACAGAATGTGGCGGCAGAGCACGTCGACGTCTATCTGACCTGGGGCGAACCAGTTGACCAAGTCCGTGAAAAGATTGAACAAGTTCGGGCGCTAGCAGAGGAGAACGGGCGTGAAGTGCGGTTTGGCATCCGACTCCACGTGATCGTTCGCGAAACGGAGCAGACTGCATGGCAAGCTGCGAATGAATTGATCAAATATTTGGACGCAGACACCATTCAAGCCGCGCAGCGCCGCATGAAGCAAATGGATTCGATAGGTCAACAGCGCATGCTCGAGCTCCATGGAGATTCGCTGCAAAACCTCGAAATCAGTCCAAACCTGTGGACTGGGATCGGACTCGTTCGTGGCGGTGCGGGCACTGCATTAGTTGGAAGCCCCGAAATTGTCGCACAGCGGATGCAGGAATACGCGGACGTAGGCATTGAGACGTTTGTGCTGTCAGGATATCCCCACTTGGAAGAGGCCTATCGCTTTGCCGAACTCGTATTTCCACTGTTGCCCATCGAGCAACAGAGAGAGCTCACCGCCTCGGGTGAATTCAAAGCGGGAACAGCCATTCCGTTTCACCAAAGCGCTCGACCATGA
- a CDS encoding LLM class flavin-dependent oxidoreductase has product MVRSGEKMRLGAFLSVPGHHVASWRYPDAATDQLLDFELYKRIAQIAERGKFDMVFFADILAAAAKNDAQITHMVNTRFDPMTLLPAMAAATDKIGLAATVSTTYNEPYHVARKFSTLDHISKGRAAWNLVTSSNEDEAFNFSKDNHLLHELRYQRAGEFVDVVTGLWDSWEDDALVMDKESGIFAEKEKLHVLDYKGTHFAVRGPLNVARPPQGHPVVVQAGSSEDGKELAARTADVVFTAWQTLEEAKGFYDDLKGRLKQYGRSPESLKIMPGVFPIIGQTEAEAKQKAELLRNLIPPAAGVGLLSRMIGVDLSKYPLDEPLPELPSEDAINGGKSRHSLLKNLAKREGLTIRQLYQRIAGARGHREILGTPTQIADQLEAWFHAGAADGFNIMPPYFPGGLEDFVELVIPELQNRGLFRTDYEGNTLRENLGLSRSPNQFAKDSSHVI; this is encoded by the coding sequence ATGGTCAGATCGGGAGAGAAGATGAGATTAGGTGCATTCCTATCCGTACCGGGGCATCACGTGGCATCCTGGAGGTATCCGGACGCCGCAACCGACCAATTGCTAGATTTCGAACTATATAAGCGGATCGCACAGATAGCTGAACGCGGCAAGTTTGACATGGTATTCTTTGCCGATATTCTGGCAGCGGCCGCGAAAAACGACGCCCAGATCACGCATATGGTGAATACGCGCTTTGATCCGATGACGCTATTGCCTGCCATGGCGGCTGCCACAGACAAAATTGGACTTGCCGCCACAGTGTCTACGACATACAACGAACCGTACCACGTGGCGCGCAAGTTCTCGACCCTCGATCACATCAGCAAAGGACGAGCAGCGTGGAATCTGGTCACCTCTTCAAATGAAGACGAAGCATTTAACTTCAGTAAAGACAATCACTTGCTTCACGAATTGCGCTACCAGCGCGCCGGGGAGTTTGTCGACGTCGTAACCGGCCTCTGGGACAGTTGGGAAGATGACGCACTTGTCATGGATAAGGAGTCCGGAATCTTTGCGGAGAAGGAGAAACTGCACGTTTTAGACTACAAGGGAACACATTTTGCCGTCCGGGGCCCGCTCAACGTCGCCAGGCCGCCGCAAGGTCATCCCGTCGTCGTGCAGGCGGGATCGTCGGAGGATGGAAAAGAACTCGCTGCACGAACTGCAGATGTCGTGTTCACAGCGTGGCAAACGCTTGAAGAAGCCAAGGGATTTTATGACGACCTCAAGGGCCGTCTAAAACAATACGGCCGCTCGCCAGAGAGCCTAAAGATTATGCCCGGAGTGTTCCCGATCATTGGTCAGACAGAAGCAGAGGCGAAGCAAAAAGCGGAGTTACTTCGAAACCTAATCCCTCCTGCAGCAGGTGTCGGATTGTTGTCCAGGATGATCGGGGTCGATTTATCGAAATACCCGCTTGACGAACCGTTGCCAGAACTCCCGAGCGAGGACGCCATCAATGGCGGGAAAAGTAGACACAGCTTGCTCAAGAACTTGGCAAAACGCGAAGGTCTTACGATTAGGCAGTTGTATCAAAGAATCGCCGGTGCCCGTGGACATCGGGAGATTCTCGGCACGCCTACGCAAATTGCCGACCAGTTAGAAGCCTGGTTTCATGCCGGAGCAGCAGATGGATTCAACATCATGCCCCCCTACTTTCCGGGAGGACTCGAGGATTTTGTCGAACTCGTCATACCGGAGCTCCAGAATCGGGGACTGTTCCGTACCGACTACGAAGGAAACACGTTGCGCGAAAACCTAGGCCTCTCCCGGTCTCCAAACCAATTTGCCAAAGATTCCTCACATGTGATTTGA
- a CDS encoding LysR family transcriptional regulator, producing MELRQLEYFAAVCKELHFTKAAERVGISQPNLSLQVKSLEEEIGTPLFDRIGKRIALTEAGSILFRHTQSMFQNLQNALHEIEELHSQKGGSLSVGALPSELDFRLTPMFISFFQQYPNVRLKIVSEVDLAELVLSNEIDIGISVKPLFDRRLVIRPLSREEYGVVASKDHELSSKESISLSELKGLPIVIYPKDFWGRGFVENWCQQHGFNLNVVVETSSNPSLFYFVKENIGVAIHAYSLLESMDHLNLRFIPIHDYPPVREMSIIYRADKYLSHAALAFIHFVEERLKDYGSPRNRMAREDGIDVDS from the coding sequence ATGGAACTTCGACAACTGGAGTACTTTGCCGCAGTGTGCAAAGAGCTACATTTTACCAAGGCTGCTGAAAGGGTCGGTATATCTCAGCCGAATTTGAGCCTGCAAGTGAAATCGCTCGAGGAGGAAATCGGGACGCCTTTATTCGACCGTATCGGGAAGCGAATTGCCCTGACCGAAGCGGGATCCATCCTCTTTCGACACACGCAGAGCATGTTCCAAAACCTCCAAAATGCACTTCATGAGATAGAGGAGCTTCACAGTCAAAAGGGAGGAAGTCTTAGCGTTGGGGCGCTGCCATCCGAGCTTGATTTCCGTTTGACCCCAATGTTTATCAGTTTTTTTCAGCAATATCCGAACGTAAGGTTGAAAATCGTTTCGGAGGTCGATCTAGCGGAACTGGTGCTGAGTAATGAAATTGATATCGGTATTTCCGTGAAGCCTTTATTCGACCGTCGGTTGGTCATACGCCCGTTGAGTCGAGAAGAGTATGGGGTAGTTGCTTCAAAGGATCATGAGTTGTCCAGCAAAGAGTCGATTTCCTTGAGTGAGCTCAAAGGGTTGCCAATCGTAATCTATCCGAAAGACTTCTGGGGAAGGGGATTCGTGGAGAACTGGTGTCAACAACACGGTTTCAACCTGAACGTGGTCGTAGAAACGAGTTCCAACCCGTCGCTTTTCTACTTTGTGAAAGAAAATATAGGGGTGGCCATCCACGCGTATTCACTGCTTGAATCGATGGATCATCTGAATTTGCGGTTTATCCCGATCCACGATTATCCGCCTGTGAGGGAGATGAGTATCATTTACAGGGCGGATAAATATCTCAGTCATGCCGCACTAGCGTTTATTCATTTTGTGGAAGAACGCTTGAAGGACTATGGGTCACCGAGGAATCGAATGGCACGTGAAGACGGTATTGACGTCGATTCGTAG
- a CDS encoding MFS transporter yields the protein MKRNALLIAIALFMASLNLRPAINSVAPLLGNISAELGMSAGVSSLLTSIPVLCMGVFTPVAVRASDKWTIERMIGLSLVVIGIGTGLRLVTHSVTFLLITALIAGVGIAMIGPLLSGFIKQHFPKHIPIMIAVYTVALTLGAAISTSLSIPLQKSFHSWQGSLAFWAILAFIAALIWWLCINLQFTKATHAESASMKAKLPWSNGKAWLITLSFGLMAILFYSFTAWLPQIIQGMGYSKSYASTSLTIFVAIQIPVSLVLPTVLHKFPSRRLWLVVESLFELLGMTMLVFNVDPLLASAFIGIGAGGLFSLNLLLPIDATNHHHEAAAWSAKAQSVGYVIGAFGPIILGWIHGVSNSFRTTVCTLIVINLVMIIIQIATTAQDRKSMDLQNRSDFTME from the coding sequence ATGAAACGAAACGCACTTCTAATCGCGATCGCATTATTTATGGCCTCACTTAATTTACGACCAGCCATTAACTCAGTCGCTCCATTACTCGGTAACATTAGCGCAGAACTTGGAATGAGTGCAGGCGTCAGTAGTTTGTTAACTTCCATTCCCGTGCTATGCATGGGCGTTTTTACGCCAGTCGCCGTAAGAGCGAGCGATAAATGGACGATTGAACGCATGATTGGGTTGTCCCTAGTCGTGATCGGCATCGGTACTGGCTTACGTTTAGTGACTCATTCGGTGACCTTTCTACTGATTACCGCTTTGATCGCGGGCGTCGGTATTGCCATGATCGGCCCACTGCTATCCGGTTTCATCAAACAGCATTTTCCAAAGCACATTCCGATCATGATTGCGGTGTACACAGTGGCGCTCACGCTGGGTGCTGCTATCAGCACTTCTCTGTCGATACCCTTGCAGAAAAGCTTCCACTCCTGGCAAGGCTCTCTTGCATTCTGGGCCATCCTCGCGTTCATCGCCGCTTTGATCTGGTGGTTATGTATCAATCTCCAGTTTACAAAAGCAACTCACGCGGAATCAGCAAGTATGAAAGCAAAATTGCCATGGAGCAACGGCAAAGCGTGGCTAATCACCTTGTCTTTTGGTCTGATGGCCATATTGTTCTATTCGTTTACCGCTTGGCTCCCGCAAATTATCCAAGGCATGGGGTACTCGAAATCGTACGCCAGCACTTCTTTAACCATTTTTGTCGCCATCCAAATTCCTGTCAGTCTAGTGCTCCCTACCGTGTTGCACAAATTTCCCTCTCGACGCTTGTGGTTAGTTGTCGAATCCTTGTTCGAGCTACTCGGTATGACCATGCTTGTGTTCAATGTTGATCCATTGTTGGCTTCAGCATTCATCGGAATCGGCGCAGGCGGACTATTTTCTTTAAACCTGCTTCTACCAATCGATGCGACAAATCACCACCATGAGGCGGCCGCGTGGTCAGCGAAAGCCCAGTCTGTTGGTTATGTAATTGGTGCGTTTGGCCCAATCATACTGGGCTGGATTCACGGTGTTAGCAACAGCTTTAGGACGACTGTTTGTACGCTCATCGTCATTAATCTAGTAATGATCATCATCCAAATTGCCACAACCGCACAAGACCGTAAATCGATGGATTTGCAGAACAGAAGCGACTTCACGATGGAATGA
- a CDS encoding YezD family protein — protein sequence MRLVDVILKSLDGLMYGSVNITVHDGKITQIDRLEKHRMSPPAALDTVDKHSKVTLNRVERAGM from the coding sequence ATGCGTCTAGTTGACGTGATTTTGAAATCATTGGATGGTTTGATGTACGGTTCGGTCAATATCACTGTACACGATGGGAAAATTACACAGATCGATCGCCTTGAAAAGCACAGAATGTCCCCGCCGGCAGCATTAGACACTGTGGATAAACATTCCAAAGTAACGCTGAATCGGGTCGAGCGCGCAGGCATGTGA
- a CDS encoding DUF421 domain-containing protein, whose protein sequence is MTTWEILIQSLVSFIVLFILARIMGKRQVAQLNFFDYIVGITIGNIAASWSLDEVKSIHAIASLLVWTIVPLIVAFVQRKSYRGRILLDGKQQTLVKNGQILERNLKKSNLNIEELMLLLRQKDIFKLSDVEFAVLETNGSLSAMKKTELQPVTPKDAGIQVIGEREPRLVIIDGHVMERALQQTGYSREWLLGEIMKQGASDVKDVFIAQIDSNGSVYVDLYHDSIQEPRIKEKPLLAASLKKLQADMMSFALETNNPHAKESYTQGADTLDKLLKDVTPFLKE, encoded by the coding sequence ATGACCACCTGGGAAATTCTAATCCAATCCCTTGTTTCATTTATTGTTCTGTTTATCTTGGCTCGCATTATGGGAAAGCGCCAAGTGGCTCAATTAAACTTTTTTGATTATATTGTCGGCATCACGATCGGGAACATCGCCGCAAGTTGGTCCTTGGATGAGGTAAAAAGCATTCATGCTATCGCATCTCTGTTGGTTTGGACCATCGTTCCTCTGATTGTGGCGTTCGTTCAGCGAAAGTCGTACAGAGGTCGAATACTACTAGATGGAAAACAACAGACTCTGGTTAAGAACGGACAAATCTTAGAAAGAAATTTGAAGAAGTCGAACTTGAATATCGAGGAACTTATGCTTCTGCTCCGCCAAAAAGACATTTTCAAGTTATCAGACGTCGAATTTGCTGTGTTGGAAACGAATGGTTCGTTAAGTGCCATGAAGAAGACAGAGTTGCAGCCCGTCACACCTAAAGATGCAGGTATTCAGGTCATCGGCGAACGAGAACCTCGATTGGTCATCATCGACGGTCACGTGATGGAGAGAGCCCTTCAACAAACGGGCTACTCACGTGAATGGTTACTCGGAGAAATTATGAAACAAGGGGCATCCGATGTAAAAGATGTATTTATCGCTCAAATTGATTCAAACGGATCAGTCTATGTCGATCTTTATCACGATTCAATACAAGAACCGCGAATTAAAGAAAAGCCACTGCTCGCTGCATCGTTAAAAAAATTGCAAGCTGATATGATGTCATTTGCCTTGGAAACGAACAACCCGCACGCGAAAGAGTCATACACCCAAGGTGCGGACACATTAGATAAATTGCTTAAAGATGTTACCCCGTTTTTAAAGGAGTAA